The Astatotilapia calliptera chromosome 2, fAstCal1.2, whole genome shotgun sequence genome includes a window with the following:
- the ddx41 gene encoding putative ATP-dependent RNA helicase DDX41 — METENRPQKRSHDEDERTGSEGSEDDDYVPYVPVKIRKQQMLQKMLRLRGKAVDEEQKDSGEEQRDEDEALGPRSHISLLDQHQHLKEKAEARKESAKEKQLKEEEKILESVAEGRALMSVKEMAKGIIYDDPIKTSWKAPRYILNMPDTRHERVRKKFHILVDGDGIPAPIKSFREMKLPPAILKGLKKKGIIHPTPIQIQGIPTVLSGRDMIGIAFTGSGKTLVFTLPIIMFALEQEKRLPFFKREGPYGLIICPSRELARQTHGIIEYYCKLLEEEGAPQLRTALCIGGMSVKEQMEVVKHGVHMMVATPGRLMDLLQKKMVGLDICRYLALDEADRMIDMGFEEDIRTIFSYFKGQRQTLLFSATMPKKIQNFAKSALVKPITINVGRAGAASLDVIQEVEYVKEEAKMVYLLECLQKTSPPVLIFAEKKADVDAIHEYLLLKGVEAVAIHGGKDQEERTKAIEAFKEGKKDVLVATDVASKGLDFPAIQHVVNYDMPEEIENYVHRIGRTGRSGKTGIATTFINKGCDESVLMDLKALLVEAKQKVPPVLQVLQTGDETMLDIGGERGCTFCGGLGHRITDCPKLEAMQTKQVTNIGRKDYLAHSSMDF; from the exons ATGGAGACCGAAAACCGACCTCAAAAG AGATCCCATGACGAGGATGAAAGGACTGGCTCAGAAGGATCGGAGGATGACGACTACGTTCCATATGTTCCAGTCAAAATCAGAAAACAGCAAATG CTACAAAAGATGTTGCGCTTGCGAGGGAAAGCGGTGGATGAAGAACAGAAGGACAGTGGGGAGGAACAGAGGGATGAAGATGAGGCTCTTGGTCCACGCTCCCATATTAGTCTCCTCGACCAGCATCAACACCTCAAGGAAAAGGCAGAAG CTCGGAAGGAGTCAGCCAAagagaagcagctgaaagaggaggagaagatccTGGAGAGTGTTGCAGAGGGCAGAG ctctgatgtctgtgaaggAAATGGCCAAAGGTATCATATATGATGATCCTATAAAAACAAG CTGGAAAGCACCACGCTACATCCTGAATATGCCAGACACCAGACATGAGCGCGTCAGGAAGAAATTTCACATCCTGGTTGATGGCGACGGCATTCCAGCTCCTATCAAAAGCTTCAGAGAGATGAAGCTTCCACCAG caaTTCTGAAAGGTTTGAAAAAGAAGGGAATCATCCACCCAACACCAATTCAAATACAAGGAATCCCAACAGT TCTTTCAGGTAGAGACATGATTGGAATCGCCTTCACTGGATCAGGAAAGACTTTGGTCTTCACTCTGCCGATCATCATGTTCGCGCTGGAGCAAGAGAAAAGACTGCCTTTCTTTAAGAGAGAGGGACCGTATGGACTTATCATCTGTCCTTCA CGAGAGCTGGCGAGGCAGACACATGGCATCATAGAGTATTACTGCAAGctgctggaggaggagggagctCCTCAGCTGCGCACAGCCCTCTGCATCGGAGGAATGTCTGTCAAGGAGCAGATGGAGGTAGTAAAACA CGGCGTCCATATGATGGTTGCTACACCTGGAAGATTGATGGACTTGCTGCAGAAGAAGATGGTGGGTCTGGACATCTGTCGCTACTTGGCTTTGGATGAAGCTGACAGGATGATAGATATGGGTTTTGAAGAAGACATCCGAACCATCTTCTCTTACTTCAAG GGTCAAAGACAAACCCTGCTTTTCAGTGCCACTATGCCCAAGAAAATCCAGAACTTTGCCAAGAGTGCACTGGTCAAACCCATTACTATTAACGTGGGCAGAGCAGGAGCTGCCAGCTTGGATGTCATCCAG gAAGTGGAGTACGTCAAAGAAGAGGCTAAGATGGTGTACCTCTTAGAGTGTCTCCAGAAAACGTCTCCTCCA GTGCTGATATTTGCTGAGAAAAAGGCGGATGTAGATGCCATCCATGAGTATCTGCTGCTTAAAGGAGTAGAGGCAGTGGCCATACATGGTGGAAAAG ATCAAGAGGAAAGAACAAAAGCCATTGAAGCattcaaagaaggaaaaaaagatgtgtTAGTGGCCACTGATGTTGCCTCCAAGGGTCTGGATTTCCCAGCTATTCAGCATGTAGTGAACTATGACATGCCAGAAGAGATAGAAAACTATG TCCATAGAATAGGAAGAACTGGACGATCGGGCAAAACTGGAATTGCCACAACTTTCATCAATAAAGGCTGCG ATGAATCCGTTCTGATGGATCTGAAAGCTCTGCTTGTTGAAGCCAAGCAGAAAGTTCCTCCAGTCCTCCAGGTACTCCAGACCGGAGACGAGACCATGCTGGACATCGGAG gcGAGAGAGGATGTACATTCTGTGGTGGTCTTGGTCATCGTATTACAGACTGTCCCAAGCTGGAGGCCATGCAGACCAAGCAGGTCACCAACATTGGAAGGAAAGACTACCTGGCTCATAGCTCAATGGACTTCTAA